Proteins encoded within one genomic window of Pyxidicoccus xibeiensis:
- the sitA6 gene encoding SitA6 family polymorphic toxin lipoprotein, which translates to MPRALSAAVLLSLLMGVLGSVACGTASPAVRIWEGAEQDETAACSEPGSDRCVVLACDEGECGLFTCDDVDAESVASATSASNVELAVGRPYIRGPGTYRNWWQRRTGIRGGARPLATARVPHRRAVFVQAMPSESGRSIKHHLFPQAPEFAAWFRGAGIDIHQFTMVIPENVHRQIHSGKGMGPGGAWNHAWRQFIIANPRPPPKDVIMRHSLELAFRFQLSGPIVPYNTPIVPKTPGPRIEAY; encoded by the coding sequence ATGCCTAGAGCCCTGTCCGCCGCGGTCCTGCTGTCGTTGTTGATGGGCGTCCTCGGAAGCGTGGCATGCGGAACCGCATCGCCTGCAGTCCGAATCTGGGAAGGAGCCGAGCAGGACGAAACGGCCGCGTGTTCTGAGCCGGGCTCGGACCGGTGCGTCGTCCTCGCATGCGATGAGGGGGAGTGCGGGCTCTTCACCTGCGACGATGTAGATGCGGAGTCAGTGGCGAGTGCCACGTCAGCTTCAAACGTGGAGCTGGCCGTGGGGCGGCCATACATCAGGGGGCCCGGTACCTACCGGAATTGGTGGCAACGTCGCACGGGCATCCGGGGCGGGGCTCGTCCCCTGGCGACGGCACGGGTGCCTCACCGCCGTGCCGTGTTCGTCCAGGCGATGCCTTCGGAGTCGGGCAGGTCCATCAAGCACCATCTGTTCCCCCAGGCGCCAGAGTTCGCGGCCTGGTTCCGGGGCGCTGGCATCGACATCCACCAGTTCACGATGGTCATTCCCGAGAACGTCCACCGCCAGATTCACAGCGGAAAGGGGATGGGACCCGGAGGTGCGTGGAACCACGCGTGGCGGCAGTTCATCATTGCCAACCCGCGCCCGCCGCCGAAGGACGTCATCATGCGCCACTCGCTCGAGCTCGCTTTCCGATTCCAGCTCTCCGGGCCCATCGTGCCGTACAACACGCCCATCGTGCCGAAGACGCCCGGCCCACGGATTGAAGCCTATTGA
- the sitI6 gene encoding SitI6 family double-CXXCG motif immunity protein, with protein sequence MKCYRVEADMAAGYTGDLSRAAHRWGLPGVEPCSACSVGGGWAGIQYPCVDLSGLPAAVLKRLSDSWPVPFEEFARLRETVRPLAPTGAVLEPGTRLGPLMGTASGSFGQLHLQGWTLVGRREALERLRDAGVRGIQGCPTQVRFRGKAPLELQEPQLALHGRLHDSCLPSKREPPCSTCGAEASYSLPEKYWLDAATLPGQVDVFRLGDFPTLIIATERMAEAVHRLGLDGVTFQPLEAR encoded by the coding sequence GTGAAGTGCTACCGAGTCGAAGCGGACATGGCGGCTGGCTACACCGGTGACCTGAGTCGCGCGGCCCACAGGTGGGGCCTGCCGGGTGTCGAACCCTGCTCCGCCTGTAGCGTGGGTGGAGGCTGGGCCGGCATTCAGTACCCGTGCGTGGACCTGTCGGGATTGCCAGCGGCGGTCCTGAAGAGGTTGTCCGACTCCTGGCCCGTGCCGTTCGAGGAGTTCGCCCGGCTGCGCGAGACCGTGCGGCCACTGGCCCCCACGGGGGCTGTCCTGGAGCCGGGAACCCGGCTGGGGCCTCTCATGGGCACGGCTTCCGGCTCTTTTGGACAGCTTCATCTCCAGGGCTGGACCCTCGTCGGGCGTCGCGAAGCGCTCGAGCGGCTGCGGGACGCGGGCGTGCGCGGGATTCAGGGGTGCCCAACCCAGGTTCGGTTCCGGGGAAAGGCCCCTCTGGAGCTACAGGAGCCGCAGCTGGCGTTGCATGGCCGGCTCCACGACAGCTGCCTGCCGTCGAAGCGCGAGCCTCCATGCTCGACGTGCGGCGCCGAAGCCAGCTACAGCCTGCCGGAGAAGTACTGGCTCGACGCCGCCACGCTGCCGGGGCAGGTGGACGTCTTCCGCCTCGGGGATTTTCCAACCCTCATCATTGCCACCGAGCGAATGGCCGAGGCGGTACACCGCCTGGGGCTGGATGGCGTGACGTTCCAGCCCCTGGAGGCCCGCTGA
- the astB gene encoding N-succinylarginine dihydrolase, with product MREYNFDGLVGPTHNYGGLSPGNLASQSHVGEPSHPREAALQGLEKMRFVSGLGVGQAVLPPQPRPSLRALRALGFTGTDEEIITRAAREAEHLLRLTSSASAMWTANAATVAPGKDSADGRVHLTPANLSQMYHRAIEAETTHAVLRSIFADERHFTVHPPLPGSGHFADEGAANHTRLATPGHPGVHLLAWGRSAWQDVSGPKRFPARQTLEASQALARLHRLDPKSVLFPQQHPDGIDAGAFHTDVLAVGNERFLMLHELAFVDHTGLLQVLREKLGPDFRAVVATSAELPPRDAVKSYPFNSQVLTLPDGTMAIVAPVESREMPAARQFLERVVAEDTPVKAVHYLDVRQSMNNGGGPACLRQRVWLTDAERKAISADVFYTPALHDSLASWVRRHYREVLRPKDLQDPQLARETMTALDELTRLLRLGNVYDFQQ from the coding sequence ATGCGCGAATACAACTTCGACGGGCTCGTAGGCCCCACCCACAATTACGGCGGCCTCTCGCCCGGCAACCTGGCGTCGCAGAGCCACGTCGGGGAGCCGAGCCACCCCCGGGAGGCGGCGCTCCAGGGGCTGGAGAAGATGCGCTTCGTGTCCGGGCTGGGCGTGGGCCAGGCGGTGCTGCCGCCCCAGCCGCGCCCGTCCCTGCGGGCGCTGCGCGCGCTGGGCTTCACGGGCACGGACGAGGAAATCATCACCCGCGCGGCGCGCGAGGCGGAGCACCTGCTGCGGCTGACCTCCAGCGCCTCCGCCATGTGGACGGCGAACGCGGCCACGGTGGCGCCTGGCAAGGACTCGGCGGACGGCCGTGTCCACCTGACGCCGGCCAACCTGTCGCAGATGTACCACCGAGCGATTGAGGCGGAGACGACGCACGCGGTGCTGCGCTCCATCTTCGCGGACGAGCGGCACTTCACGGTGCACCCGCCGCTGCCCGGCAGCGGGCACTTCGCGGACGAGGGCGCGGCCAACCACACGCGGCTGGCCACTCCGGGTCACCCGGGCGTGCACCTGCTGGCCTGGGGGCGCAGTGCCTGGCAGGACGTGTCGGGCCCCAAGCGCTTCCCGGCGCGGCAGACGCTGGAGGCGAGCCAGGCGCTGGCGCGGCTGCACCGGTTGGACCCGAAGTCGGTGCTCTTCCCGCAGCAGCACCCGGACGGCATCGACGCGGGGGCGTTCCACACGGACGTGCTGGCGGTGGGCAACGAGCGCTTCCTGATGCTGCACGAGCTGGCCTTCGTGGACCACACGGGGCTCTTGCAGGTGCTGCGCGAGAAGCTGGGCCCGGACTTCCGCGCGGTGGTGGCCACCAGCGCCGAGCTGCCGCCGAGGGACGCGGTGAAGTCCTATCCGTTCAACTCGCAGGTGCTGACGCTGCCGGACGGCACCATGGCGATTGTCGCGCCGGTGGAGAGCCGGGAGATGCCCGCGGCGCGCCAGTTCCTGGAGCGCGTGGTGGCCGAGGACACGCCGGTGAAGGCGGTGCACTACCTGGACGTGCGCCAGTCGATGAACAACGGCGGCGGCCCGGCCTGCCTGCGCCAGCGGGTGTGGCTGACGGACGCGGAGCGCAAGGCGATTTCCGCGGACGTCTTCTACACGCCCGCGCTGCACGACTCGCTGGCCTCGTGGGTGCGGCGGCACTACCGCGAGGTGCTGCGCCCCAAGGACCTGCAGGACCCGCAGCTCGCCCGCGAGACGATGACCGCGCTGGACGAGCTCACGCGCCTCTTGCGGCTGGGCAACGTCTACGACTTCCAGCAGTGA
- a CDS encoding lysophospholipid acyltransferase family protein, producing the protein MERPPLAKRLKRFLRYVLIRGVLLLLQPLPLGLASALGARLGTWAYTLAGGERRKALKSLAVAFPEKSDLERQALARAAFRHLGAAALEVACTGALDRGLERLVAWPEEDRRVLETALARGKGVVFVSGHVGNWELLARRVARAGYPSQSIAKETTDPRLTDLVGRFRARGGVRSIWRGQEGAARAMLRALRSGEILGILIDQDTRVQSLFVPFFGELAATPRAAADLAIRTGASVVTGFCHREGEGYRLSMEEVPVPQEGDREAAALALTAALSSRIEAAIRRTPEQWVWMHQRWKTRPPTAGPSPLPEAAPAAAR; encoded by the coding sequence GTGGAGCGACCTCCCTTAGCAAAGCGCCTCAAACGTTTCCTCCGCTACGTGCTCATCCGCGGAGTCCTGTTGCTCCTTCAACCCCTGCCCCTGGGGCTCGCGAGCGCCCTGGGCGCGCGTCTGGGCACGTGGGCCTACACCCTCGCCGGCGGCGAGCGGCGCAAGGCCCTCAAGTCCCTGGCGGTGGCCTTTCCGGAAAAGTCCGACCTGGAGCGACAGGCCCTGGCCCGGGCCGCCTTCCGCCACCTGGGCGCCGCCGCGCTCGAGGTCGCCTGCACCGGCGCGCTGGACCGGGGGCTGGAGCGCCTGGTGGCCTGGCCGGAGGAGGACCGCCGGGTGCTGGAGACGGCCCTGGCGCGCGGAAAGGGCGTCGTCTTCGTCTCCGGGCATGTGGGCAACTGGGAGCTGCTCGCCCGGCGGGTGGCGCGCGCGGGCTACCCCAGCCAGAGCATCGCCAAGGAGACCACCGACCCGCGCCTCACGGACCTGGTGGGGCGCTTCCGGGCCCGGGGCGGCGTGCGCAGCATCTGGCGCGGCCAGGAGGGCGCCGCGCGCGCCATGCTGCGCGCCCTGCGGAGCGGCGAAATCCTCGGAATCCTCATCGACCAGGACACCCGGGTGCAGTCCCTCTTCGTCCCCTTCTTCGGAGAGCTGGCCGCCACGCCCCGCGCCGCGGCGGACCTGGCCATCCGCACCGGCGCCTCGGTGGTGACGGGCTTCTGCCACCGGGAGGGGGAGGGGTACCGCCTTTCCATGGAAGAGGTGCCGGTGCCCCAGGAGGGGGACCGCGAGGCCGCGGCCCTGGCGCTGACGGCGGCCCTGTCCTCGCGAATCGAAGCCGCCATCCGCCGCACGCCCGAGCAGTGGGTGTGGATGCACCAGCGGTGGAAGACACGTCCGCCCACGGCCGGACCCTCCCCACTTCCAGAGGCGGCGCCCGCCGCTGCCCGGTGA
- the lptC gene encoding LPS export ABC transporter periplasmic protein LptC: MSRLPAASLAAMLLAACTPRRAAEGQQEQEPPPQVVLYGARLESYEGERLTLSGTAERLTYQRAGGDVQGTNATLKVPPGQDARGGSGGVEVSAPNMEGSLASKQLVGSGGVVIRTGEGMVARTPRLTYDANTGQANGNEGVTVTGADYRMRADRFELSLPDETYTFDGSVETVLGAAE, translated from the coding sequence GTGTCACGCCTGCCCGCCGCCAGCCTCGCCGCAATGCTCCTCGCCGCCTGCACGCCGCGCCGTGCCGCGGAGGGGCAGCAGGAGCAGGAGCCTCCCCCTCAGGTGGTGCTGTACGGCGCGCGCCTGGAGTCCTACGAGGGCGAGCGCCTCACCCTGTCCGGCACCGCCGAGCGGCTGACGTACCAGCGCGCGGGAGGGGACGTGCAGGGGACCAACGCCACGCTGAAGGTGCCCCCCGGCCAGGATGCCCGGGGCGGCTCGGGGGGCGTGGAGGTGAGCGCTCCGAATATGGAGGGAAGTCTCGCGTCCAAGCAGCTGGTGGGGTCAGGTGGGGTCGTCATCCGCACCGGGGAGGGCATGGTGGCCCGCACTCCCCGGTTGACGTACGACGCCAACACCGGCCAGGCGAATGGAAACGAGGGCGTGACGGTGACGGGAGCTGACTATCGGATGCGCGCGGACCGCTTCGAGCTGTCGCTCCCGGACGAGACGTACACCTTCGATGGCTCGGTGGAGACCGTGCTGGGAGCGGCAGAGTGA
- a CDS encoding LptA/OstA family protein, giving the protein MIEFVVMAFFVAQPVPAVAAAAPTDAGTPPAADAGTRAPNPLGPVNLKEPVQISADRVEGERTQATLTGNVKVKHRTMDLRCDRMIAYYTQPRVVTRVVCTGGVQAEDGDRMARGERAEYDVTSGVLVVTGSPEARQGNTYMRGTKVRLTLGSERLEVENAVILFESPASAPTPPRRKGAGTPARSPQAPAAAPATPAAPPAPAQGGTPK; this is encoded by the coding sequence GTGATTGAGTTCGTCGTGATGGCCTTCTTCGTCGCCCAGCCCGTGCCCGCCGTCGCGGCCGCGGCCCCCACCGATGCGGGCACGCCCCCCGCCGCCGACGCGGGCACCCGCGCGCCGAACCCGCTGGGGCCCGTCAACCTGAAGGAGCCGGTGCAGATCTCCGCCGACCGCGTGGAGGGCGAGCGCACCCAGGCGACGCTGACGGGCAACGTGAAGGTGAAGCACCGCACCATGGACCTTCGCTGCGACCGGATGATTGCGTACTACACCCAGCCTCGCGTGGTGACGCGCGTGGTGTGCACCGGCGGCGTGCAGGCCGAGGACGGGGACCGCATGGCCCGCGGCGAGCGCGCCGAGTACGACGTCACCAGCGGCGTGCTCGTCGTCACGGGCTCTCCGGAGGCCCGCCAGGGGAACACCTATATGAGGGGGACGAAGGTTCGCCTCACCCTGGGAAGTGAAAGGCTCGAGGTGGAGAACGCCGTCATCCTCTTCGAATCCCCCGCGTCGGCCCCCACGCCGCCCCGGCGCAAGGGCGCGGGCACCCCCGCCCGCTCGCCCCAGGCGCCCGCGGCGGCTCCGGCAACCCCAGCGGCCCCGCCCGCACCCGCCCAGGGAGGCACCCCGAAGTGA
- the lptB gene encoding LPS export ABC transporter ATP-binding protein: protein MSAKLSAEGLEKTFRRRKVVRGVSFSVAPGEVVGLLGPNGAGKTTSFNMVVGLVTPDMGRVSIGDEDLTRLPMHRRARRGVGYLPQEASVFRKLTVRDNFLSVLELQKGLDKRAREQRADALLEEFGLTHVAESLGETLSGGERRRAEIARSLIPQPRFILFDEPFAGVDPINVGDLQRQIFLLRERGLGVLITDHNVQDTLGICDRAYIIAQGQILEEGTPAQIAASPKARAVYLGERFRLQQAL, encoded by the coding sequence GTGAGCGCGAAGCTGTCCGCCGAGGGCCTGGAGAAGACCTTCCGTCGCCGCAAGGTGGTGCGCGGCGTGTCCTTCAGCGTCGCCCCAGGGGAGGTCGTGGGCCTGCTGGGCCCCAACGGCGCCGGGAAGACCACCAGCTTCAACATGGTGGTGGGCCTGGTGACGCCGGACATGGGCCGCGTCAGCATCGGCGACGAGGACCTCACCCGCCTGCCCATGCACCGCCGCGCCCGCAGGGGCGTGGGCTACCTCCCGCAGGAGGCGTCCGTCTTCCGCAAGCTCACCGTGCGCGACAACTTCCTGTCCGTGCTGGAGCTCCAGAAGGGCCTGGACAAGCGCGCCCGCGAGCAGCGCGCCGACGCGCTCCTGGAGGAGTTCGGCCTCACCCACGTCGCCGAGTCCCTGGGCGAGACGCTCTCCGGCGGCGAGCGCCGGCGCGCGGAGATTGCCCGCAGCCTCATCCCCCAGCCCCGCTTCATCCTCTTCGACGAGCCCTTCGCCGGCGTGGACCCCATCAACGTGGGCGACCTCCAGCGGCAGATCTTCCTGCTGCGCGAGCGCGGCCTGGGCGTCCTCATCACCGACCACAACGTCCAGGACACCCTCGGCATCTGCGACCGCGCGTACATCATCGCACAGGGGCAGATTCTCGAAGAGGGCACCCCCGCCCAGATTGCCGCCTCTCCCAAGGCCCGCGCCGTCTACCTGGGAGAGCGCTTCCGCCTGCAACAAGCGCTCTGA
- the rpoN gene encoding RNA polymerase factor sigma-54 codes for MAMELKQSLKLAQQLVMTPQLQQAIKLLQLSRMELLEQVREEMEQNPLLEQPDEQAPGDVGDKEPGEASLEADNAEVPRDMEMPAATADTAPEFKADGEGPPEIDWEQYLNSYQFNEPTTASNKGNVATDDLPSFEANLVKKEDLVDHLQEQLGTLRLNDAERRVAMLILGNLDDDGYLKLPDIDGDPLIRLANEADVPMHVAERTLRRIQTLEPRGCGARDLQECLLIQLQGMKEKGASLLGLIIKRHMKYLESKNLPAIAKDLKVPMEEVVEAVKLLPKLDPKPGRNFSGDDAQYITPDVFVYKMGDDYTVVLNDDGLSKLRISGTYRNALKTGAVGPGQTKDFIQDKLRSAMWLIRSIHQRQRTIYKVTESIIKFQRDFLDKGIAHLKPLILRDVAEDIGMHESTVSRVTTSKYVHTPQGIFELKYFFNSSIARVSGEDTASEAVKHHIKQLVSQEDPRNPYSDQKIVELLRAQGTEIARRTVAKYREVLGILPSSKRKRYY; via the coding sequence ATGGCGATGGAACTGAAACAAAGCCTGAAGCTCGCGCAGCAGCTGGTGATGACCCCCCAGCTGCAGCAGGCCATCAAGCTGCTCCAGCTGTCGCGAATGGAGCTGCTGGAGCAGGTCCGCGAGGAGATGGAGCAGAACCCCCTGCTGGAGCAGCCGGACGAGCAGGCGCCGGGTGATGTAGGTGACAAGGAGCCGGGCGAGGCCTCGCTGGAGGCCGACAACGCCGAGGTTCCTCGCGACATGGAGATGCCGGCCGCCACGGCCGACACCGCCCCGGAGTTCAAGGCGGACGGCGAGGGCCCGCCGGAAATCGACTGGGAGCAGTACCTCAACAGCTACCAGTTCAACGAGCCGACCACCGCCTCCAACAAGGGCAACGTGGCCACGGACGACCTGCCGTCGTTCGAGGCCAACCTGGTGAAGAAGGAGGACCTGGTCGACCACCTCCAGGAGCAGCTGGGCACGCTGCGCCTGAACGACGCCGAGCGCCGCGTCGCGATGCTCATCCTCGGCAACCTGGATGACGACGGCTACCTCAAGCTGCCGGACATCGACGGCGACCCGCTCATCCGCCTGGCCAACGAGGCGGACGTGCCCATGCACGTGGCGGAGCGCACCCTGCGCCGCATCCAGACGCTCGAGCCCCGCGGCTGCGGCGCCCGCGACTTGCAGGAGTGCCTGCTCATCCAGCTCCAGGGGATGAAGGAGAAGGGCGCGTCCCTGCTCGGCCTCATCATCAAGCGCCACATGAAGTACCTGGAGTCCAAGAACCTGCCCGCCATCGCCAAGGACCTGAAGGTCCCCATGGAGGAGGTGGTGGAGGCGGTGAAGCTGCTGCCCAAGCTGGACCCGAAGCCGGGCCGCAACTTCAGCGGCGACGACGCGCAGTACATCACCCCCGACGTCTTCGTCTACAAGATGGGCGACGACTACACGGTGGTGCTCAACGACGACGGCCTGTCCAAGCTGCGCATCTCCGGCACCTACCGGAACGCGCTGAAGACGGGCGCGGTGGGCCCCGGCCAGACGAAGGACTTCATCCAGGACAAGCTGCGCAGCGCGATGTGGCTCATCCGCTCCATCCACCAGCGCCAGCGGACCATCTACAAAGTCACCGAGAGCATCATCAAGTTCCAGCGGGACTTCCTGGACAAGGGCATCGCCCACCTCAAGCCGCTCATCCTGCGCGACGTGGCCGAGGACATCGGCATGCACGAGTCCACGGTGAGCCGCGTCACCACCAGCAAGTACGTGCACACCCCGCAGGGCATCTTCGAGCTGAAGTACTTCTTCAACTCGTCCATCGCCCGCGTCTCCGGCGAGGACACGGCGAGCGAGGCGGTGAAGCACCACATCAAGCAGCTCGTGTCGCAGGAAGACCCGCGCAACCCGTACTCGGACCAGAAGATTGTCGAGCTGCTGCGCGCGCAGGGCACCGAGATTGCCCGCCGCACGGTGGCCAAGTACCGCGAGGTGCTGGGCATCCTCCCCAGCAGCAAGCGCAAGCGCTACTACTGA
- a CDS encoding GNAT family N-acetyltransferase produces the protein MSDSPRRELVPLVVPPVVLEGQAVRLVPLGLEHAPALAALCEPEIFTWMHSALRTQADVEAFIGRALTAAGQGTERPFVILERESGAPVGSTRYLDIQREHRTLEIGYTWLGRRAWRTRVNTECKYLLLRHAFETLGVMRVQLKTDQRNERSRAAMERMGAKFEGILRHHMLVRGGFVRDSAYYSVIDTEWPEVKARLEGFLAR, from the coding sequence ATGAGCGACTCTCCTCGCAGGGAACTGGTGCCCCTGGTCGTCCCTCCCGTCGTCCTGGAGGGGCAGGCCGTCCGGCTGGTGCCGCTGGGGCTGGAGCACGCGCCCGCGCTGGCGGCGCTGTGCGAGCCCGAAATCTTCACGTGGATGCACAGCGCCCTGCGCACCCAGGCGGACGTGGAGGCGTTCATCGGCCGGGCGCTGACGGCGGCGGGGCAGGGCACCGAGCGCCCCTTCGTCATCCTGGAGCGCGAGTCGGGCGCGCCGGTGGGCAGCACGCGCTACCTGGACATCCAGCGAGAGCACCGCACGCTGGAGATTGGCTACACGTGGCTGGGCCGCCGCGCGTGGCGCACGCGCGTCAACACCGAGTGCAAGTACCTGCTGTTGCGCCACGCCTTCGAGACGCTCGGGGTGATGCGGGTGCAGCTGAAGACGGACCAGCGCAACGAGCGCTCGCGTGCCGCCATGGAGCGGATGGGCGCGAAGTTCGAGGGCATCCTCCGCCACCACATGCTGGTGCGCGGCGGCTTCGTGCGCGACAGCGCGTACTACAGCGTCATCGACACCGAGTGGCCCGAGGTGAAGGCCCGCCTGGAGGGGTTTCTCGCGAGGTAG
- a CDS encoding SDR family oxidoreductase, with product MAQKNPDPRTAGPKPPFPEQSQPSPGHEGRMEPEPDYGEQSYKGFGRLKDRVALVTGGDSGIGRAVCLAFAREGADVAVSFLSEADDANHVKRFVEDAGRQALLLPGDLSVEAHCRKLVEDTVKRFGRIDILVNNAAYQGKVVEKFEELDAERIERTFRTNILAMFHLVRYALPHMKAGATIINTASIQAYQPSAGILDYATTKGAIVTFTKGLAQQLIERGIRVNAVAPGPVWTPLIPQSFKADKVATFGKDNPVGRPAQPAELAPSYVFLACDESRFVNAEILGVTGGGVLA from the coding sequence ATGGCGCAGAAGAACCCCGACCCCCGTACCGCAGGCCCGAAGCCTCCGTTCCCCGAGCAGTCGCAGCCGTCTCCCGGCCATGAAGGCCGGATGGAGCCGGAGCCCGACTACGGCGAGCAGTCCTACAAGGGCTTCGGGCGGCTGAAGGACCGGGTGGCGCTCGTCACCGGCGGGGACAGCGGCATCGGCCGCGCGGTGTGCCTGGCCTTCGCGCGTGAGGGCGCGGATGTGGCCGTCTCCTTCCTCAGCGAGGCCGACGACGCCAACCACGTGAAGCGCTTCGTGGAGGACGCGGGGCGCCAGGCGCTGCTTTTGCCCGGGGACCTCTCGGTGGAGGCCCACTGCCGCAAGCTGGTCGAGGACACGGTGAAGCGCTTCGGGCGCATCGACATCCTCGTCAACAATGCGGCCTACCAGGGCAAGGTGGTGGAGAAGTTCGAGGAGCTGGACGCCGAGCGCATCGAGCGCACCTTCCGCACCAACATCCTCGCGATGTTCCACCTGGTGCGCTACGCGCTGCCGCACATGAAGGCGGGCGCCACCATCATCAACACCGCCTCCATCCAGGCCTACCAGCCCTCGGCCGGCATCCTCGACTACGCCACCACCAAGGGCGCCATCGTCACCTTCACCAAGGGCCTGGCTCAGCAGCTCATCGAGCGCGGCATCCGCGTCAACGCCGTGGCGCCCGGCCCCGTGTGGACGCCGCTCATCCCCCAGTCCTTCAAGGCAGACAAGGTCGCCACGTTCGGCAAGGACAACCCCGTCGGCCGCCCCGCACAGCCCGCCGAGCTGGCGCCGTCCTACGTGTTCCTCGCCTGCGACGAGTCGCGCTTCGTCAACGCGGAGATTCTGGGCGTCACCGGCGGCGGGGTGCTCGCCTGA
- the hpf gene encoding ribosome hibernation-promoting factor, HPF/YfiA family — MQFNITFRQFGASDSLKEYAREKVERVNRLLDRAGEAHVVLSLERHLHHADITIHSGAWVLRGREKSDDMYASIDLAMDKIERQLRRYRDKLKTHHGKERVHHRQDLVNQHKVRHAVFEMPPDVDGLAAASEAPAVSAVPEPKPASVTPVQPAAVPNAARVVRATHLAVKPLSVDDAVMQMNLMNNDFYVFHNVESDALCIVYRRKDGQYGLIEPHAPAPVTAATGT, encoded by the coding sequence ATGCAGTTCAACATCACCTTCCGGCAGTTTGGGGCGTCCGATTCCCTCAAAGAATACGCACGCGAGAAGGTCGAACGGGTGAACCGGTTGCTGGACCGAGCCGGCGAAGCCCACGTGGTCCTGTCACTGGAACGCCACCTCCATCATGCGGACATCACCATCCACTCCGGGGCCTGGGTGCTCCGGGGGAGGGAGAAGAGCGATGACATGTACGCGTCCATCGACCTGGCGATGGACAAGATCGAGCGGCAGCTGCGCCGCTACCGCGACAAGCTGAAGACGCACCACGGCAAGGAGCGCGTCCACCACCGGCAGGACCTGGTGAACCAGCACAAGGTCCGCCACGCGGTGTTCGAGATGCCGCCGGACGTGGACGGGCTGGCCGCCGCGAGCGAGGCCCCGGCCGTCAGCGCGGTGCCCGAGCCGAAGCCCGCCTCCGTGACGCCGGTGCAGCCCGCGGCGGTGCCCAATGCCGCGCGCGTGGTCCGCGCCACCCACCTCGCCGTCAAGCCGCTCTCGGTGGACGACGCGGTGATGCAGATGAACCTGATGAACAACGACTTCTACGTCTTCCACAACGTGGAGTCGGATGCGCTGTGCATCGTCTACCGGCGCAAGGATGGCCAGTACGGCCTCATCGAGCCGCACGCCCCCGCGCCAGTCACGGCGGCCACCGGAACCTGA
- a CDS encoding PTS sugar transporter subunit IIA, giving the protein MRIAEFLSPQAVIADMQSRTKPEVLRELSATLVRAHPLLPADRLVEVLREREKLGSTGIGEGVAIPHGKLPGMAQLQAAFGVSKTGVDFEAIDGRPTHLFFALVAPENSAGVHLKALARISRLFKNPRFRAAILEAPTAADIHALIVQEDARP; this is encoded by the coding sequence GTGAGAATCGCCGAGTTCCTCAGCCCCCAAGCCGTCATCGCCGACATGCAGTCGCGGACGAAGCCGGAGGTGTTGCGCGAGCTGAGCGCCACGCTGGTCCGGGCCCACCCGCTGCTGCCGGCGGACCGGCTGGTGGAGGTGCTGCGCGAGCGCGAGAAGCTGGGGAGCACCGGCATCGGCGAGGGCGTGGCCATTCCCCACGGCAAGCTGCCGGGCATGGCGCAGCTCCAGGCCGCCTTCGGCGTGTCGAAGACGGGCGTGGACTTCGAGGCCATCGACGGCCGGCCCACCCACCTGTTCTTCGCGCTGGTGGCGCCGGAGAACAGCGCGGGCGTGCACCTCAAGGCCCTGGCCCGCATCTCCCGGCTCTTCAAGAACCCGCGCTTCCGGGCCGCCATCCTCGAGGCGCCCACGGCCGCGGACATCCACGCCCTCATCGTGCAGGAAGACGCACGGCCCTGA
- the dtd gene encoding D-aminoacyl-tRNA deacylase, translated as MRAVVQRVLEASVTVEGQRVSEIGPGLLVLLGVGRGDTEADVAWMVEKLATLRIFEDAAGKMNLSLEDTSKQLIVVSQFTLYGNAQKGRRPSFIDAMEPVGAKALYERACELLRQRGLTVGTGIFAADMKVALVNDGPVTILLDSPGPAAPRPA; from the coding sequence ATGCGAGCGGTGGTGCAGCGGGTGCTGGAGGCGTCGGTGACGGTGGAGGGCCAGCGGGTGAGCGAAATCGGCCCGGGCCTGCTCGTGCTGCTGGGCGTGGGCCGGGGGGACACCGAGGCGGACGTGGCGTGGATGGTGGAGAAGCTCGCCACCCTGCGCATCTTCGAGGACGCCGCGGGGAAGATGAACCTGTCCCTGGAGGACACCTCGAAGCAGCTCATCGTCGTCAGCCAGTTCACCCTCTACGGCAACGCGCAGAAGGGCCGGCGGCCCAGCTTCATCGACGCCATGGAGCCGGTGGGCGCGAAGGCCCTCTACGAGCGCGCGTGCGAGCTGCTGCGCCAGCGGGGCCTCACGGTGGGCACCGGCATCTTCGCCGCGGACATGAAGGTGGCGCTCGTCAACGACGGGCCCGTCACCATCCTCCTCGACAGCCCGGGCCCCGCCGCGCCCCGGCCCGCCTAG